In Methanocorpusculum sp., a single genomic region encodes these proteins:
- a CDS encoding UPF0179 family protein, giving the protein MEKEETIVTIVGSVFAHEDAEFVYAGKAAECETCKVAKVCHNAKLHEGKRYRVVSVRKTKHDCAVHEGGAKAVEVAETIITAVIPTSQATRRTRITYTPVCDDVFCKGYAFCHPDGLADNGRYVVLEVLGSYTECPKGTKNLKLVEMRSVPT; this is encoded by the coding sequence ATGGAAAAGGAAGAAACAATCGTGACCATTGTCGGCTCGGTCTTTGCCCATGAGGATGCCGAGTTCGTGTATGCAGGTAAAGCAGCCGAATGCGAAACATGTAAGGTAGCAAAGGTCTGCCACAATGCCAAACTCCATGAGGGAAAACGGTACCGTGTTGTCTCGGTCAGGAAAACGAAACATGACTGCGCCGTTCATGAAGGCGGGGCAAAGGCCGTGGAAGTTGCCGAAACGATTATCACGGCGGTGATTCCAACAAGTCAGGCAACACGCAGGACACGAATAACCTATACTCCTGTCTGCGACGATGTTTTCTGTAAAGGGTATGCCTTCTGTCATCCGGACGGTCTCGCGGATAATGGCAGATATGTGGTTTTGGAGGTCCTCGGTTCCTACACTGAATGTCCGAAGGGTACGAAGAACCTGAAGCTTGTTGAGATGCGTTCCGTTCCTACCTGA
- a CDS encoding NAD(P)-dependent glycerol-1-phosphate dehydrogenase encodes MKAKNNRILKDKTFDKSRWIQMPRDVIAGHDALLQLPNVITDLGITGPLLLLSGNTTMQNVGCKVLSLLEGRQVISAIVGEINYEEIGRIEDLARDAGIVLIIAVGGGRVIDTAKVVSYNLDIQFISVPTAASHDGIASSRASVMTDGGNVSVAAHPPLAIVADTGIIAGAPHRLMAAGYADMVANYTAVLDWDLSKTKTGEQVSEYAMTLSMITAELMVENADKIKAFDENAAWIVVKALFASGVAMSIAGSSRPASGGEHKFAHMIERLVPGKVLHGEACGVGTIISMIMHGGDWQKIRNSLRTIGAPTTPKELGVSDEIVIEAIIRAKEIRPERYTIFDEEITQDRAACLVAQLYKE; translated from the coding sequence ATGAAAGCTAAGAATAATAGGATACTCAAGGATAAAACCTTTGACAAATCCCGGTGGATACAGATGCCGAGGGATGTAATCGCGGGGCATGATGCCCTTCTTCAGCTGCCCAACGTCATCACCGATCTGGGTATCACCGGTCCGCTTCTTCTTCTTTCAGGAAATACTACCATGCAGAACGTGGGCTGCAAGGTCCTCAGCCTTCTGGAAGGCCGTCAGGTGATCTCAGCCATCGTAGGGGAGATCAACTATGAGGAGATCGGACGGATCGAGGATCTTGCCCGGGACGCCGGGATCGTGCTGATCATCGCGGTAGGAGGGGGTCGGGTCATCGATACGGCAAAGGTCGTCTCCTACAATCTCGACATCCAGTTTATCAGTGTTCCAACAGCCGCTTCCCACGACGGTATCGCCTCATCGCGTGCTTCGGTGATGACCGATGGCGGCAATGTCAGTGTGGCGGCCCACCCTCCACTCGCCATCGTTGCCGACACGGGAATAATCGCGGGGGCTCCTCATAGGCTGATGGCAGCCGGTTACGCAGATATGGTTGCGAACTACACCGCGGTTCTTGACTGGGATCTTTCCAAAACAAAAACCGGTGAACAGGTCAGCGAGTATGCGATGACGCTTTCGATGATAACGGCGGAGCTGATGGTGGAAAACGCTGATAAGATCAAAGCTTTCGACGAGAATGCCGCCTGGATCGTCGTGAAGGCGCTGTTTGCCTCCGGGGTGGCGATGAGCATTGCCGGAAGCTCCAGACCGGCGTCCGGCGGGGAACATAAGTTTGCCCATATGATCGAACGGCTCGTTCCAGGCAAAGTCCTTCACGGGGAAGCCTGCGGGGTCGGGACGATCATCAGTATGATCATGCATGGGGGTGACTGGCAGAAGATCCGAAACTCCCTTCGGACGATCGGCGCCCCGACTACACCAAAAGAGCTGGGTGTTTCTGATGAGATCGTTATCGAGGCGATCATTCGGGCAAAAGAGATCCGGCCCGAACGCTACACGATTTTTGATGAAGAGATCACGCAGGATAGGGCGGCATGCCTCGTTGCCCAGCTGTATAAGGAGTAA
- a CDS encoding DUF63 family protein, protein MFNELYEWIVELEGSTYTVIQTILYALLVLVGLYILYRCLKKANIAIDTPLILTGLTYIILGGLLRVVEDTGMVPEPWWILFVTPQVYFLTMFFAMAMLFISYQLQKNKVVVSYTTPFMLGGVISSLITAGFLVWFGFTQATDVDVGAGILVVLIAAAAAIALWAVLRYILRWEYINQPLYLVLIAGHMLDASATSYALAFKGYIEQHVLGSTLIDLTGTPYVMFALKIVVLIPAIWVLEKFRKEPGMDSIWHLVLLAMIVVGLAPGLRDVLRMVLGI, encoded by the coding sequence ATGTTTAATGAATTATATGAATGGATAGTCGAACTGGAAGGATCAACATATACGGTCATCCAGACGATATTGTATGCATTATTAGTGCTCGTGGGACTGTATATACTTTACCGCTGTCTGAAAAAGGCAAATATTGCGATCGATACACCCCTAATTCTCACCGGTCTTACTTATATTATTCTTGGCGGGCTTCTCCGCGTTGTGGAGGATACCGGGATGGTCCCCGAACCCTGGTGGATCCTGTTTGTGACCCCGCAGGTCTATTTCCTTACCATGTTCTTTGCAATGGCGATGTTGTTTATCTCCTACCAACTGCAGAAGAACAAGGTCGTTGTGTCATATACGACACCATTCATGCTCGGCGGAGTAATTTCATCTCTTATCACAGCCGGATTTTTGGTATGGTTCGGTTTTACCCAGGCGACCGACGTGGATGTGGGTGCGGGAATACTGGTCGTCCTGATAGCGGCGGCGGCGGCCATAGCTCTCTGGGCGGTCCTTAGGTATATTTTACGCTGGGAATATATCAATCAGCCATTGTATCTGGTTTTGATTGCCGGTCATATGCTGGATGCCTCGGCGACAAGTTATGCCCTTGCGTTCAAGGGATACATCGAACAGCATGTTCTTGGTAGCACGCTGATCGATCTTACGGGAACACCGTATGTGATGTTCGCGCTGAAGATCGTGGTCCTGATCCCCGCCATCTGGGTCCTGGAAAAATTCCGAAAAGAGCCGGGAATGGACAGTATCTGGCATTTGGTGCTGCTCGCGATGATCGTGGTCGGTCTTGCCCCGGGTCTCCGGGACGTGCTGCGCATGGTCCTCGGTATCTAA
- a CDS encoding NDP-sugar synthase: MKACIMCGGEGTRLRPLTFERPKPCIPIANKPSIVHLVTHLANLGFTDIVLTIGYLGDDIQNALGDGSLYGANITYVSEEVKLGTAGSVKNAQKYLEDAPFLVVGGDHMTDLNLLEFYRDHMNSPAITSIGLISIEDPREFGIAEIDASLRIQRFREKPAPGEIFSNLASTGIYVCDPKIFEFIPENTKFDFAKDLFPLLMGKGYQLNGWLARGNWTDVGNPEMLRAAEKWILQEKTVTSVSGTLNVKDAHITGPVTFGDGITLGAGSRVVGPVLVGNGVMIGENVIIGPYTSIGDNCVIKANAKIFSSSIYNGVIVGSNTTISGSIVDVNTNIGDNCSIEHNTVIGPRSILQNDVTIHSGTRLWPEVIVPEGSVIKVHLLNSKFDSRFEGS, encoded by the coding sequence ATGAAAGCCTGCATTATGTGCGGCGGAGAAGGGACCCGCCTTCGTCCGTTAACATTTGAGCGTCCAAAACCCTGTATTCCGATAGCAAATAAACCATCGATCGTACACCTGGTGACGCACCTTGCAAACCTCGGATTTACCGACATCGTTCTGACCATAGGATATTTAGGTGACGATATCCAGAATGCACTCGGCGACGGATCGCTTTACGGAGCAAATATCACTTACGTCTCCGAAGAGGTAAAACTCGGTACGGCCGGCAGTGTCAAAAACGCTCAGAAGTATCTTGAAGATGCCCCGTTCCTTGTGGTCGGGGGCGACCACATGACCGATCTCAACCTTCTGGAATTTTACCGGGACCATATGAATTCCCCGGCGATCACCTCGATCGGTCTGATCAGTATCGAGGACCCGCGTGAATTCGGTATCGCCGAGATCGACGCTTCCCTTCGGATCCAGAGATTCAGGGAAAAGCCTGCACCGGGAGAAATCTTCTCCAACCTTGCAAGTACCGGCATCTACGTCTGCGACCCGAAGATCTTCGAATTCATCCCGGAAAACACCAAGTTCGACTTCGCCAAAGATCTGTTCCCGCTCCTTATGGGGAAAGGATATCAGCTCAACGGCTGGCTTGCACGCGGCAACTGGACGGATGTCGGGAACCCGGAGATGCTGCGTGCCGCAGAGAAGTGGATCCTGCAGGAAAAAACCGTGACCAGCGTTTCAGGCACGCTGAATGTCAAGGACGCACACATCACCGGACCGGTCACCTTCGGCGACGGGATCACGCTCGGCGCAGGTTCACGGGTCGTCGGCCCGGTCCTGGTCGGCAATGGTGTGATGATCGGAGAAAACGTCATCATCGGCCCGTACACAAGCATCGGAGACAACTGTGTGATCAAAGCCAACGCGAAAATCTTCTCCTCCTCAATTTATAACGGTGTCATCGTCGGATCCAACACCACGATCTCAGGAAGCATCGTCGATGTCAATACGAATATAGGGGACAACTGTTCGATAGAACACAACACCGTGATCGGTCCGCGGTCCATCCTGCAGAATGATGTCACCATCCACTCGGGAACAAGGCTCTGGCCCGAGGTCATCGTTCCGGAAGGTTCCGTGATAAAGGTACACCTGCTCAACAGCAAATTCGACTCGCGATTCGAAGGCTCGTAA
- a CDS encoding tetratricopeptide repeat protein, whose product MGLFDKFKKQENAAPNEADSAMWLAQAESYIRLKRYTDALHCLDKAISCDKENPLAWHEKGRILAMVNEEKASIPCYDRAIELRPDSAVYYHNKGDTLATFHRYGEADECFKKALSLAPDDVVFLTSHARMLSLAKKYKEADDIMARVCDLEPRGPEHWFNRATMLFDCGKVDDAISCYKAAVTIAPGHAVSYFNCANALSSQGKYEESLFYYDKALKYERSMTGAMNNKGMALSCLGKHEEAYDCFRRVLLALPNDANTWYNKGYEQMLLGKYADSIVSFDKALSFANGNDRELINKCREAKEKAARS is encoded by the coding sequence ATGGGATTGTTCGATAAGTTCAAAAAACAGGAGAATGCCGCTCCAAACGAAGCTGATTCTGCAATGTGGCTTGCACAGGCTGAGTCGTATATTCGGCTGAAACGGTATACCGACGCTCTTCACTGTCTTGACAAAGCGATCTCCTGCGATAAGGAAAATCCGCTTGCCTGGCATGAAAAGGGACGTATCCTTGCGATGGTCAATGAAGAGAAAGCATCGATCCCTTGTTATGATCGGGCGATCGAACTCCGTCCGGATTCAGCGGTCTATTATCACAATAAAGGGGATACTCTCGCAACGTTTCATCGGTACGGCGAGGCGGATGAATGTTTCAAAAAGGCTCTATCTCTTGCTCCTGACGATGTGGTCTTTCTCACGAGTCATGCACGGATGCTTTCCCTCGCAAAAAAGTATAAGGAGGCCGACGATATCATGGCGAGGGTCTGCGATCTTGAACCCCGCGGTCCGGAACACTGGTTCAATCGTGCCACGATGCTCTTTGACTGCGGCAAGGTCGATGACGCGATCTCCTGTTACAAAGCTGCCGTCACTATCGCTCCGGGTCATGCGGTAAGTTACTTCAACTGTGCGAATGCTCTTTCATCCCAGGGAAAATATGAGGAATCGCTCTTCTATTATGATAAAGCTCTGAAGTATGAACGTTCAATGACGGGCGCGATGAACAATAAAGGGATGGCGCTCAGCTGCCTTGGAAAACATGAGGAGGCGTATGACTGTTTCCGGCGTGTTCTTCTCGCTCTTCCAAATGACGCGAATACCTGGTATAACAAAGGGTATGAACAGATGCTTCTTGGGAAATATGCGGATTCGATCGTGTCCTTTGACAAAGCTCTCTCGTTTGCGAACGGAAATGATCGTGAACTGATCAATAAATGCCGGGAAGCCAAAGAAAAGGCTGCCCGGTCATAA
- a CDS encoding HEAT repeat domain-containing protein, which translates to MKKSAFDDFIAAIRSDDIARQEDAANKVCALKDPVSLSHILCVLKEEDPLTQRVMLWALRNYSSELDYAQYLHYLSSEDLGVREAALMLFMDGGQPAVDTLVAGISSADMPTQYASVQALGQFRVPGAIPALISASSSSEQDIREIAVMSLGIYHDQAVVPTLVSALQDIPTVRLAALSGLRGRQLSAEELSAVSLSLTDEREDIRAAAVYVLDGLTPGSLTADSSPYVRRALASVTAEIPVLITLCGDADPSVRSAAAESVRKQKLHLEDTLLPLLSDPVPGVRRAAASALGNSERSDVVPALIACLGDPKPGIRAAAAASLGSIGGQPVILALKEAANTENPILAGIIKNALMTAEGKK; encoded by the coding sequence ATGAAAAAATCTGCCTTTGATGATTTTATCGCCGCGATCAGGAGTGATGATATCGCAAGGCAGGAGGATGCGGCGAACAAGGTCTGTGCCTTGAAAGATCCGGTTTCCCTCTCCCATATTTTGTGCGTTCTGAAAGAGGAAGACCCTCTCACTCAGCGCGTTATGCTCTGGGCCTTGCGGAATTATTCTTCTGAGCTGGATTATGCGCAGTATCTCCATTATCTTTCTTCAGAGGATCTCGGTGTCCGGGAAGCTGCCCTTATGTTGTTTATGGATGGCGGGCAGCCTGCGGTAGACACTCTGGTCGCGGGGATATCCTCTGCGGATATGCCGACGCAGTATGCTTCCGTTCAGGCTCTAGGACAGTTCAGAGTTCCAGGCGCGATCCCTGCGCTGATATCTGCTTCTTCTTCATCTGAGCAGGATATCCGCGAGATCGCCGTTATGTCGCTTGGGATCTATCATGATCAGGCCGTTGTTCCAACCCTTGTCTCCGCATTACAGGATATCCCCACGGTCCGGCTTGCGGCACTCTCAGGTCTCCGGGGCAGGCAGCTCTCCGCAGAGGAACTTTCGGCAGTCTCCCTCTCACTTACTGATGAACGCGAGGATATCCGGGCCGCCGCCGTATATGTTCTGGACGGCCTGACTCCGGGCAGCCTCACGGCTGACTCGTCACCGTATGTTCGCCGGGCCCTTGCTTCGGTGACGGCTGAGATCCCGGTTCTCATCACCTTGTGCGGGGATGCTGATCCGTCGGTGAGATCAGCGGCGGCCGAGTCGGTTCGAAAACAAAAACTCCATCTGGAAGACACGCTTCTCCCGCTTCTATCTGATCCGGTCCCGGGAGTCCGCCGTGCGGCCGCTTCGGCTCTTGGCAACTCGGAGAGGTCGGATGTGGTCCCCGCCCTGATTGCCTGTCTTGGCGATCCAAAACCCGGTATCCGTGCTGCGGCCGCGGCTTCTCTTGGAAGTATCGGCGGTCAGCCGGTGATACTGGCGCTTAAGGAAGCGGCAAATACAGAAAATCCGATCCTCGCCGGGATCATTAAAAATGCTTTGATGACTGCGGAAGGAAAAAAGTGA
- a CDS encoding peptidylprolyl isomerase, translated as MVRVKASHILVKTESEAKQIMQKIAAGDDFAKLAKLYSQCPSGNAGGDLGYFGKGQMVKPFEDACLKANAGDVVGPVKTQFGWHIIKVTDVKN; from the coding sequence ATGGTACGGGTAAAAGCATCCCACATTTTAGTAAAGACCGAGTCTGAAGCAAAACAGATCATGCAGAAGATCGCTGCGGGCGATGATTTCGCGAAACTCGCCAAGCTCTATTCGCAGTGTCCTTCCGGAAATGCCGGCGGGGACCTTGGCTACTTTGGCAAAGGGCAGATGGTCAAACCCTTCGAGGATGCATGTCTCAAGGCAAACGCAGGCGATGTTGTGGGTCCGGTCAAAACCCAGTTCGGCTGGCATATCATCAAAGTGACCGACGTTAAGAACTGA
- a CDS encoding ribonuclease III domain-containing protein yields MKYADLYAKIGYTFTNEDLLLHALTRTAYARENELSMSETMDSLAVLGDAVLDLIVIRKLIEDGEFDKGEITRKKIDLVNMTVVRRLAEDIGLPEYMRWGKGELRMQIWTSGRVSAECFEALMGAAYLDGGVEASAAILDHLWTPEKP; encoded by the coding sequence ATGAAGTACGCAGACCTGTATGCAAAGATCGGCTACACGTTTACGAATGAGGATCTCCTCCTCCATGCCCTGACTCGCACGGCCTATGCCCGGGAAAATGAACTTTCCATGAGCGAGACGATGGATTCGCTGGCCGTACTCGGCGACGCGGTTCTTGATCTGATCGTGATCCGTAAGCTCATCGAGGACGGTGAGTTCGACAAAGGCGAGATCACCCGGAAGAAAATCGATCTCGTGAACATGACCGTTGTCCGCCGGCTCGCCGAGGATATCGGTCTTCCGGAGTATATGCGATGGGGAAAAGGCGAGCTCCGCATGCAGATATGGACGAGCGGCCGGGTATCTGCAGAATGCTTCGAAGCGTTGATGGGGGCCGCGTATCTGGACGGCGGCGTGGAGGCTTCTGCGGCCATCCTCGATCACCTCTGGACGCCGGAGAAACCATAG
- the mmp10 gene encoding methyl coenzyme M reductase-arginine methyltransferase Mmp10 (Mmp10 (methanogenesis marker protein 10) is a cobalamin-requiring radical SAM methyltransferase that creates the methylarginine modification to methyl coenzyme M reductase.), translating to MVHLTLDIGGKPGKDCRGFCSYCYFKHAKDVPPFGCRYCMPFKKGCEYCAKGVKEEYAGFYSLQDVADHFLADLQMVAGDITKITISGGGDPSCYPEFTPLIEILGSLNVPLHIGYTSGKGFDDAGIADFLIDNNLKEISFTIFASDPVLREKYMHDPTPQASLDVIERLAAKIDVYAALVILPDVNDGEVLWNTLAWLEKIGVKGVIMMRFANRENQGLILDNAPVIENQRVHTVAEFRDLVREAAARFPNLRLSATPLYDPAFDSPFAIRNEPELLAHLPRITGRVSVITGSIAAPYIAEILGACGAPEGMVVPVDKEISCLITIDDLKKLDPSLLEETVIIPGRAFVHDPEAESVLDRRVIRGPETLSADGETSMGMDLTGVLTMEMEGFTHLIQLINQYGRAA from the coding sequence ATGGTACATCTCACACTTGATATCGGAGGAAAACCCGGTAAAGACTGCCGGGGTTTTTGCTCTTACTGCTATTTCAAGCATGCAAAAGATGTACCGCCGTTCGGCTGCAGATACTGTATGCCGTTCAAAAAAGGATGCGAGTATTGTGCCAAAGGCGTCAAAGAAGAGTATGCCGGCTTCTACTCGCTTCAGGACGTTGCCGATCATTTCCTTGCCGATCTGCAGATGGTCGCGGGTGACATCACGAAGATCACGATATCGGGCGGAGGTGACCCGAGTTGCTATCCGGAGTTTACTCCCTTAATAGAGATCCTCGGATCCCTCAACGTCCCTCTTCATATCGGATATACCAGCGGAAAAGGATTCGATGACGCCGGTATCGCCGATTTCCTGATCGATAACAACCTGAAGGAGATCTCCTTCACGATTTTTGCGAGTGACCCTGTTCTTCGGGAAAAATACATGCATGATCCGACCCCGCAGGCTTCGCTCGACGTGATCGAACGGCTTGCGGCAAAGATCGATGTGTACGCCGCTCTCGTGATTCTCCCCGATGTCAACGATGGAGAGGTCCTCTGGAACACTCTTGCATGGCTCGAAAAGATCGGCGTCAAAGGCGTCATTATGATGAGATTTGCCAACCGGGAAAACCAGGGGCTTATTCTGGATAATGCTCCTGTCATCGAAAACCAGCGTGTTCATACCGTTGCGGAGTTCCGGGATCTGGTCCGCGAAGCTGCGGCCCGTTTCCCGAACCTTCGTCTCTCGGCGACTCCACTGTATGATCCTGCGTTCGACTCGCCGTTTGCGATCCGGAACGAGCCTGAGCTCCTTGCTCATCTGCCCCGGATCACCGGTCGGGTGTCGGTCATCACCGGGAGTATTGCAGCTCCCTATATCGCGGAGATCCTTGGTGCATGCGGGGCGCCGGAAGGCATGGTCGTTCCGGTTGACAAAGAGATCTCCTGCCTCATCACGATCGATGATCTGAAAAAACTTGATCCGTCTCTGCTCGAAGAGACTGTTATCATTCCGGGGCGTGCATTTGTTCATGATCCGGAGGCCGAATCGGTTCTCGACCGGAGGGTCATACGGGGTCCTGAGACCCTTTCTGCAGACGGCGAAACCAGTATGGGTATGGACCTTACCGGCGTCCTGACGATGGAAATGGAAGGGTTCACTCATCTGATCCAGCTCATCAATCAGTACGGGAGGGCCGCATGA
- a CDS encoding cyclopropane-fatty-acyl-phospholipid synthase family protein: MEYIKSKNYDPKIVNEKIMGPNPIKLTEEILQGHKIRPGSTVMDLGSGQGLTSVFLAKEYGFRVFAADLWSNPSENMRFFEQMGLTSEQIIPLHADATDLPFAEEFFDAVVCIDAYNFFGRDKAYLGEHLLPFVKHGGYLYFVIPGMKKDCHDNLSPELLLSWTPELLDYIHDAVYWEDIIRATEGIEILSIHEMESNEDVWNDWLASDNPYAVGDRKTMEAGGGKYMNFIAIILRRK; encoded by the coding sequence ATGGAATATATCAAAAGCAAAAATTACGATCCAAAGATCGTGAATGAAAAGATCATGGGGCCAAACCCCATCAAATTAACCGAAGAAATTCTGCAGGGCCACAAGATTCGGCCCGGATCCACTGTCATGGATCTTGGCAGCGGCCAGGGGCTCACTTCCGTCTTCCTTGCAAAAGAGTACGGATTTCGCGTGTTCGCCGCCGACCTCTGGAGCAATCCATCGGAGAACATGCGGTTCTTCGAACAGATGGGCTTAACAAGCGAGCAGATCATCCCTCTCCATGCTGACGCGACCGACCTTCCCTTCGCAGAAGAGTTCTTCGATGCAGTTGTCTGCATAGATGCATACAACTTCTTTGGCAGGGACAAAGCGTATCTCGGAGAGCACCTCCTCCCGTTCGTCAAACACGGTGGATACCTCTACTTCGTCATTCCGGGAATGAAAAAAGACTGTCACGACAATCTGTCCCCCGAACTCCTGCTCTCATGGACCCCTGAACTGCTCGACTATATTCACGACGCCGTATACTGGGAAGACATCATCCGTGCCACGGAAGGCATCGAGATCCTTTCGATCCATGAGATGGAAAGTAATGAAGACGTCTGGAACGACTGGCTCGCCAGCGACAACCCGTATGCAGTCGGCGACCGGAAGACCATGGAAGCCGGCGGCGGGAAGTACATGAACTTCATCGCGATAATTCTTCGAAGAAAGTAA
- a CDS encoding glycerol permease has product MTADFIQTAISKSAKRIFTAEFTNAAAYDAIIAEITGVENPLGLAEVELGKQTYKTYVGYFDPNTSEMNGKVQVTAYTRAEYAAAITALTGSADLKAAFGNGGTAETTEIGIEATWNVRISAKLGTDTFQISLNRDSMTVSGYADDATLAAVDAWADTKPALN; this is encoded by the coding sequence ATGACAGCAGATTTCATTCAGACAGCAATCTCGAAGTCCGCAAAGCGGATCTTCACCGCAGAGTTTACGAACGCCGCCGCGTATGATGCGATCATCGCAGAAATTACCGGCGTGGAAAACCCCCTCGGTCTCGCCGAAGTCGAACTCGGGAAGCAGACCTACAAGACCTATGTCGGCTACTTCGACCCGAACACCTCCGAAATGAACGGCAAGGTCCAGGTCACCGCCTACACGCGGGCCGAATACGCCGCAGCGATCACCGCCCTTACCGGCAGTGCGGATCTCAAGGCCGCATTCGGGAACGGCGGGACCGCGGAGACGACCGAGATCGGTATCGAAGCAACGTGGAACGTCCGCATTTCCGCGAAGCTTGGGACCGATACCTTCCAGATCAGTCTCAACCGCGATTCGATGACCGTCTCCGGCTATGCCGACGACGCCACCCTTGCAGCAGTCGACGCCTGGGCAGACACCAAGCCGGCCCTGAACTGA